A DNA window from Eretmochelys imbricata isolate rEreImb1 chromosome 3, rEreImb1.hap1, whole genome shotgun sequence contains the following coding sequences:
- the PTK7 gene encoding inactive tyrosine-protein kinase 7: MEAARGVGLLLLLAVGTRARILFTKEPSSQDALHGRSAILRCEVEEPSGVEFEWLHNGLFIQDTERRFQEGSNLKFTAVDRQQDAGGFQCVARSTVTGEEARTANASFNIKWLETGGVVLKHPASVAEIQPSTSVTLRCHIDGHPRPTGQWFRDGSQLLDDRSSYGISNKERTLTLKSASPEDNGIYYCCARNAVGMLCSSNNFTLNIIDESFPRPVIIPQDLIVSKNEEAMFHCQFTAVPPPTQEWVFEDNSPITNKTRITVFANGSLLITQVRARSTGIYRCIGHGQRGKPTVLEASLRLAEIEDMAPFSPKVFIASQEQRVACPAPRGMPQPRVWWERNGLPIPASGRVRQEAEELVFTSVTGSDAGTYACHAANKAGEKKQDLSVTVATVPRWVEMPRDSQLEEGKPGYLHCLSKASLKPTVTWYRNGVSISEDSRFEISENGTLRINNVEVYDGTVYKCVSSTPAGSIEGYARVHVLEKLKFTPPPQPLQCMEFDKEVTVSCSATGREKPTIQWLKTDGSSLPAHVSLNAGALHFRKVSRSDAGNYTCIASNSPQGEIRATVQLTVAVYITFKLEPEPTTVYQGHTAVLRCQAEGDPVPHIQWKGKERILDPSKLSPRIQIMPNGSLVIYDVTTDDSGRYTCIAGNSCNIKHRDAILYVVDKPVAEGDEGPNSHTPYKMIQTIGLSVGAAVAYIIIVLGLMFYCKKRRKAKRLKKHPEGEEPEMECLNGGALLQNGQTTAEIQEEVALTNLGSSSGASKRHSATDKMHFPRANLQTITTLGKGEFGEVFLAKAKGLEDSESEVLVLVKSLQTRDEQLQLDFRREAEMFGKLSHPNVGRLVGLCREAEPHYMVLEYVDLGDLKQFLRISRSKDETLKPQPLSSKHKVSVCSQVALGMEHLSNTRFVHKDLAARNCLISAQRQVKVSALSLSKDVYNSEYYRFRQAWIPLRWMPPEAVLEDEFSTKSDVWSFGVLMWEVFTHGEMPHTKLADDEVLAGLQAGKMKLPHPEGCPSKLYKLMQRCWAPSPKERPSFSELATALGDSPSDSRA; the protein is encoded by the exons CCGTGGGCACTCGGGCGCGGATCCTCTTCACCAAGGAGCCGTCCTCTCAGGACGCCTTGCACGGCCGCAGCGCCATCCTGCGCTGTGAGGTGGAGGAGCCGAGCGGCGTGGAGTTCGAGTGGCTGCACAATGGGCTCTTCATCCAGGACACCGAGCGCCGCTTCCAGGAGGGCAGCAACCTGAAGTTCACCGCCGTGGATCGGCAGCAGGACGCCGGGGGCTTCCAGTGCGTGGCCAGGAGCACAGTCACGGGAGAGGAGGCCCGAACGGCCAACGCATCTTTCAACATCAAGT GGCTCGAAACGGGTGGCGTTGTCCTGAAGCACCCAGCAAGCGTGGCAGAGATCCAGCCCTCTACCTCCGTGACGCTGCGTTGCCACATCGACGGCCATCCGCG CCCAACGGGCCAGTGGTTCCGGGATGGCAGCCAGCTCCTGGATGACCGTAGCAGCTACGGGATCAGCAATAAGGAGCGGACACTAACCCTAAAGAGCGCCAGCCCCGAGGACAACGGCATCTACTACTGCTGTGCTCGCAACGCCGTGGGCATGCTGTGCAGCAGCAACAACTTCACGCTGAATATCATCG ACGAGAGCTTCCCGCGCCCGGTGATCATCCCGCAGGACCTGATCGTGAGTAAGAATGAAGAGGCCATGTTCCACTGCCAGTTCACAGCAGTGCCTCCTCCCACGCAGGAGTGGGTCTTCGAGGACAACTCTCCCATCACCAACAAGACACG GATCACGGTGTTTGCCAATGGCTCCCTGCTGATAACCCAGGTGAGAGCGCGCAGCACGGGGATCTACAGGTGCATTGGCCACGGGCAGAGAGGGAAACCCACCGTCCTGGAGGCAAGTCTGCGGCTGGCAG AGATCGAGGACATGGCGCCGTTCTCCCCGAAGGTTTTCATAGCGAGCCAGGAGCAGCGCGtggcctgccccgccccccgcggCATGCCCCAGCCCCGTGTCTGGTGGGAGAGGAACGGCCTCCCGATACCTGCTAGTGGCAGGGTGCGCCAGGAGGCCGAGGAGCTGGTGTTCACCAGCGTTACCGGGAGTGATGCTGGCACCTACGCGTGCCACGCGGCAAACAAGGCCGGGGAGAAGAAGCAAGACCTCAGTGTCACCGTAGCCA CGGTGCCCAGGTGGGTGGAGATGCCCAGGGACAGCCAGCTGGAGGAGGGGAAGCCGGGCTATCTCCACTGCCTCAGCAAGGCCTCCCTGAAACCCACTGTCACCTGGTATCGCAACGGCGTCTCCATCTCCGAG GACTCGCGCTTTGAGATCTCGGAGAACGGGACGCTGCGCATAAACAACGTGGAGGTGTACGACGGGACCGTGTATAAGTGTGTGAGCAGCACTCCGGCGGGGAGCATCGAGGGATATGCCCGCGTGCACGTCCTGG AGAAGCTGAAATTCacgccccccccgcagcccctgcagTGCATGGAATTCGACAAGGAGGTCACCGTGTCCTGCTCGGCCACTGGCCGTGAGAAGCCCACCATCCAATGGCTCAAAACAG ATGGGAGCAGCCTGCCGGCTCATGTCAGCCTCAATGCTGGCGCCCTGCACTTCCGCAAGGTGAGCCGGAGTGACGCTGGTAACTACACCTGCATCGCCTCCAACAGCCCCCAGGGCGAGATCCGGGCCACGGTGCAGCTCACGGTGGCAG TTTACATCACCTTTAAGCTGGAGCCGGAGCCCACGACGGTGTACCAGGGGCACACAGCTGTGTTGCGGTGCCAGGCAGAGGGCGACCCGGTACCACACATCCagtggaaggggaaggagaggattTTAGATCCCAGCAAGCTCTCACCCAG GATCCAGATCATGCCCAACGGCTCCTTGGTGATCTACGACGTCACCACGGACGACTCCGGGAGGTACACGTGTATTGCTGGCAACAGCTGCAACATCAAACACCGTGACGCCATCCTCTACGTCGTAG ACAAGCCGGTTGCAGAAGGGGACGAAGGTCCCAACAGCCACACGCCCTATAAGATGATCCAGACTATCGGGCTGTCGGTCGGGGCGGCCGTCGCCTACATAATCATTGTGCTGGGCCTCATGTTCTACTGCAAGAAGCGGAGGAAGGCCAAGCGGCTGAAGAAGCACCCGGAGGGCGAAGAGCCCGAGATGGAGTGTCTGAATG GTGGTGCTCTGCTGCAAAACGGGCAAACCACGGCCGAGATCCAGGAAGAAGTGGCCTTGACCAATCTGGGCAGTAGCTCCGGCGCTAGCAAGAGGCACAGCGCCACGGACAAGATGCACTTCCCCCGCGCCAATCTGCAGACCATCACGACGCTGG GGAAGGGCGAGTTTGGGGAGGTCTTCCTGGCCAAGGCGAAAGGCCTGGAGGACAGCGAGAGCGAGGTGCTGGTGCTGGTGAAGAGCCTGCAGACGAGAGACGAGCAGCTACAGCTAGACTTCCGGCGCGAGGCGGAGATGTTCGGCAAACTGAGCCACCCCaacgtggggcggctggtgggcCTGTGCCGCGAGGCAGAGCCGCACTACATGGTCCTGGAGTATGTGGATCTG GGGGACCTGAAGCAGTTCCTGAGGATCTCCAGGAGCAAGGATGAGACGCTGAAGCCTCAGCCCCTCAGCAGCAAACACAAG GTGTCTGTCTGCAGCCAGGTGGCCCTGGGGATGGAGCATCTCTCCAACACCAGGTTTGTGCACAAGGACCTGGCCGCCCGGAACTGCCTGATCAGCGCTCAGAGGCAGGTCAAGGTGTCGGCCCTAAGCCTCAGCAAGGACGTGTATAACAG TGAGTACTACCGCTTCCGCCAAGCCTGGATCCCGCTGCGCTGGATGCCCCCGGAAGCCGTCCTGGAGGACGAGTTCTCCACCAAGTCAGACGTGTGGTCCTTCGGCGTCCTCATGTGGGAGGTCTTCACGCACGGGGAGATGCCCCACACCAAGCTGGCGGACGACGAGGTGCTAGCAG GTTTACAGGCTGGGAAGATGAAGCTGCCTCACCCCGAGGGCTGCCCTTCCAAGCTCTACAAGCTGATGCAGCGCTGCTGGGCCCCCAGCCCCAAGGAACGCCCCTCCTTCAGTGAGCTCGCCACCGCGCTGGGCGACAGCCCGTCCGACAGCAGAGCCTGA